GTGGTTTAATGATATTAGTAATGGTGGATTTTTACAAGAATTTGATAAAAGTATTGAAAAACTAATTAATGATAATCCTTCTATGACTTTTGATCAAATAAAAAATGAAGCAGAAAAACTAGGTAATTCTTTTGGCGATATAAAAAATAAAATTCCGCTTAATGAAATATCTAAGTTAAAGAGTGAACTTAGCAAAGGTAATATTACAGGTGAAGAGTATAATAGGCAGTTAGAATCTCATATTAAATCTATAGAGAATCTTGCAACTAAATATAAGAAAACTAATCCTGTTTTGGCGGAATTTTTACAGTTATTATCAAAAGGATTTGCAGATTTTGTTTCAACTGGATCAGATTCTAAAGTTATTACTGATTTAAGTACGGCAACTGGTGATTTGCAATCAAAGACTCAGGGATTATCCGGTGCTTATAAAGATTTTCAAACAATTTCGGATGTTGTTAATGGAAAGCGATATCTTACCCTCCAACAAGTATCTGATTTAGTATCCGCGTATCCTGATCTTGAAAAAAACATAAAACTAACTACTTCAGGTTGGACACTTGAAAGTGGTGCTATTGATGTTGTATCCAATTCTATGACTGGATTACAATCTTCAATGATAACTGCTCAAAAAGCAATGAACGATGCAACATCGAGTGGATTAGCAAATAGATTAAAGGTTTATGGTATTGAAATTAATGCAATCAAATCTTTAGCAGATGCTATGGGTGCTATTGGTAATAACGAGACTTTAAGTAGACAATATAAAGCGTTGGCAATGTTTGGCCTAGAAGATTCTGGCGCTAAAAGCGAAGCGGGACAAACTATTAATCTTCTAAGACAATTTGGTGATGCTCAAGACGCTATAAATAAAGCTCAGCAAGAATTAAAGACAGCTCAAAATAAAGGTCTTGGAGTAACTTCTAAAGCAGATAAAGATGCTGCTAAAAAATCTAAAAAAAAACAAAAAGAGATCCAATACGAAAATAAAGCACTTGAAGCACAAATTGCACTTCTTGAACATAGAAAAAATGTTGGTGAATTTACTTCTAAAGATCAGGCAAAGCAAGTACAGCTTAATTTAGCATATGTTAGAGCGACAGAGAATTTAAAAAAGTATGCAAAAATATCTTCTGAAATTCAGGATATTGAAGAAAGAACTTACTCTGCGTATCAAACTTATTATTCTTCGTTAGAGGCATATCAGAAACAGCAATATGAAGATGCTATGAATGTCATAGATAAGAAAAAAGAAGCTAATGGCTATGACAATAATGAACTTCAAATGATAAAGGATTTAACGGAAGCTGAAAGAAAGTATGCTAAAACCACTGATGAAATAGCTGATGCACAGAGCCGTATTAAAGAAGCTACAGAGGATTTATATACCAGTAGACTTGATAAAATTAGCAATGATAAAGATTTAGGGCTATTACAAGATGGTAGTCTTGAAGCTATGCAAAGAATTAAAGAAATTAAAGACCAATTAATTAATGGTGATTTGAAACTTGTAAACTCTGCTGAAAAGCAGTTGGAACTTGATAAGCAGCTTTATTCTGAACAACGTGCTTATAACGAGAATCAAATTAACTATGTTGATTATTTAGTTTCTGTTGGTAAAATGCAAGAAAATTCTTTGGATTATGTTAGGCGTTTAAATAATTTATATAAAACATTAAATTTAAGCCTTGAAGAACGTCAGTCTTTACAGGAAAAGATATTTAGTGCTGAAAAGAGCTATATTCAAAATCTTGAATCTGAAATAATGGATGAAAGTATTGAAGGTAGTTATGGTTATAGGATTAAAGAAATTCAAGATGAAATTGATGCTATTAATAATAAGACGGAAGCAGAATCTAAACAACTTGCGTTGGAAAAAGCTAAGGCAGCATTTGAGGAAGCACAACAGCAAAAAACCACCCTTATTTATCATGCTAATAGTGGATTTCAGTATGAAGCTAGTCAATCTGATATCAATGAAAAGCAAGAAGTATTAGCAAACGCTGAACGGGATTTAAAAATTGAAAAATTAAATCAACAGAAAAATTCAATTCAGCAAGAAGCAGATGATTTAACTTCTAAGCTTGAAAAGACTTTGAAAAAATTAGACGGTACTAATAAGGTAACTTGGGAAAACGTTCAAAACGAAGTCGAAAAGGTTATTAAAAATGTTAGAAAAGTATTCAAAAGTCATACAACTATAACTAAACAAGAACATGATGAATTAGATGCTTCTCTTGAAAAGAATACACAAACCACAACCTCTAGCTATGAAACTCAATTAAAAGACACAGAAGAATTTACTAAGAAGCTTGATCCTCTTTCTAAAAAATTAATTGATGCTTATGAAAGTATGGCTGCATCAGTTAATAAAATGGCTGCGGCTATGGAACGTTTAGGTGTATCTTATTTAAATTCTGAATCAAGGCGTGAGACTGCGAATGATCGTTATAATGAATATAACCAAGCTACAAAAAAATCTCATCAAACCGTTAAGTATGCTTCTGGTACAAATGATTCCATTGGTGGTTGGGCAATAACTAATGAAAAAGGATATGAAGCCAAATTAGTGCCTATTGATGGAGGAAATTACACTTGGTTACCTGAACATTCTAAGGTTTTTGACGCAAATACAACAGAGAATATGGCTTGGCTATCAAAATCTCCGCAAATAAATATGATTAAAAATTTGTTGAGCGGTGAACCAAAACTTTCTGCTATAAGTAACAGTGTATCTAATTCTAAAGACTATAATATTGATATGAATGGTGCAAATTTTAATTTTCCAAATGTTATAGATGGTCAAAGTTTAATTAATGAATTAAAGAATTTTGGTTCTACTGTTGAACAATTTGTAAATCGTAATAAAAGGTAAGGTGATTATGTTTTGTGAATGAAGTAAATCAAGAATTACTTAATGGTATAGATAAAATGATTCAAGATGCTTTAAAACATGCTAATTTCGATAGGACTTATAAAGGTGTAATTGAAAATATACCATCTGCTGGAATTTATACTGTTAATGTAAATAGAAAACGACATAATTTAAAAAGTAATTTATCTTTGAAAATTGGAGATGTCGTTTGGATTAAATATCCTTTAAATAATGAAGATTTAATGTTTATAGAAAATATTGTTTAATATGTAAAATGGTTAAGGGGACTTAATAAATTTATTTTATCAAGTTCCTTTAGTTATTTTGTATAAATTTGAAAGGAGGTAAAGCCATGCCTATTCCACAAATTGTTTCATTTCAGGCTTTGGATGCAATAAAAGATTTTGAGGTTAAGTTTTCTTGGCAAGGTGATCAAGTATACGGTTCAGTGTTAGAGGTATATAATAATGCCTCTAATGAACTTGTGTATACCAACGAAGTTACTACTTTCTTATTAAAGAATTCTATTTCAGCTAATATTTTGGCAAATGGTGAAACATATTATTGTAAATTAAAAGTAAAATTTAAAGATAACACCTATTCAGGATATAGTTCTCCTGTTGTATTTGAGACTCATAAAACCCCTATTTTATCTGTTAATATTAATCAAAACCAATTGATTCAAAATGCTAACTATGATGTTAATGTTAATTATACCAGCGAAGATAACGAATTGCTGAATACATGGGTACTAAAATTATTTAATAATTCTGGCGTGTTAATTTCTAATACTGATATTATTTATGCTACACAGACAATGAATTATACATTGACTGGATTAGAAAGTGGTACAGAATATAAAATACAAATCGTAGGACATACAGTTAATGGATTTGATATTGAAAGTGATGTAGTTACTTTTCAAGTACAATATACTCAACCATCTACATTTTTTACGGTAGAACTTGAAAATCAACCAGAAACTGGACAAATTAGAATCCGCTCAAATCTTATTAGTATTGAAGGAAAATGCAATATTGATCCAGTTATTTATATAGACGGTGAGAAAGTTAATTTAACAGAAGTTGATTCAAAAGTATATTTTGATTCTGGTTTTATTATACCAAAAGATTCTTATGAAATTGTATTTTTGGCAAGTAATTTTACTATGTATGAGCCTATTATTGTATTAAAAGATGAGAAAAATTCTGTTTCTATTAAGTATATGCAAGCAATTTTTGATAATGAAGTTGGATATCAAGCGTACTTTTTATTAGAAGCTTATTCTGGGATTAAAAACATTCCATATAGAATTGTTACTTCTCCATTTAAATTATTACAAGACAAACAGAAATGTTATATTATAATAAAACGTATAAAAAATTTATATCAAATAGATTATCAAATTGCAGACCCATGGGAGGAATAATGTATGTTTTTAAGTTACAATGCTTTAGGTGGAATACATTCTGCTGATTCTGCTCCTGTAAATATTAATGATATAAATTATTTAGAAATTAAAAATGGAATTTTTGATGAAATAATGGCAACTAAAGATACTTCTATTACGCTTCCTATTTCTGATGTATGGGATTATAATACATTATTACATGCTAAATTCCAAAATAATTTATTGGCTGGTAATATTGACTTTGCTCTAAAAAATATTTCAGCGATTGTTACAAAGGTTAGAAAGTATGGAGAATATAAATGGATAAATATTTTTTCAAATCCTATAACATCTGAAACAGATTTAAATTTTGAAAATTTTTATAAATACTGCAAAGCTAATACAGTTTATCAGTTCGCATTGGTGCCTATTTTGGATAATGGCATTGAAGGAAATTTTAATATAAATTCCGTAAAAAGTGAATTTGGTGGAATATTTATTATGGAGAGTGATAGAGGGTTCTACACTGAAATGGAGGCTAGTATTCCAGACAGAAAAAGAAATAGACCTCATTCATTAATAAATGTAATAGATGGGAAATATCCCTATGTTATTTATCCATCTCAAAATCAATACGACACTTTTACCGTTAATGGTTATTTTTGTAAATTAAACGAAAATGGGAAATATGATCCAGATAATAGTTTTGGTTATCGTGATGAATTGATGGATTTTCTTTCTAATGGTAAACCTAAGTTTATTAAAGATTCGTGGGGCAGGGCATATATTATAGCTGTTGATACTAATGGAATTGCAGAACAACAGAATAGTTATACTTCGTTTGTCACGACTTCATTTCCTGCTACACAAATTGGAGATGCAAACAATGGAGAAGATCTGTTT
This window of the Ruminococcaceae bacterium BL-6 genome carries:
- a CDS encoding protein of unknown function (Evidence 5 : Unknown function) — its product is MIFTPFKYSQNESGGWQNTGWLSNFTSQVKEAQQAFKLLDAKTADDWITKFNKDTHEGTQNLTKFFETCKDPSLVNYLNNLKGGKATVEGYTAATKSANAAIEATGTASKAASIGMKALAVAENVGIWLVVTLAIQGVVKGIEYLVTAQQRAIDKANELTSTYNSNIETINSNITTLQSLQDEFTTLSKGVDNNGKNVGLSADQFKRYHEIVKQITDISPTLIKGYDSEGNAIVNKNTALSESIKLQQQELDLEKKKYLDGADDVVKGAKAETSRSKGNVKKSDSGEYGFANGIDFVNAIGGQEKLNALGLDYQKIIMGDNNEIQKVVTMRSQIIDKLQTQNNLSDEQKDKISQSLDILEKQVKATQEANKTVVDLVNTWGSLEENSSWFNDISNGGFLQEFDKSIEKLINDNPSMTFDQIKNEAEKLGNSFGDIKNKIPLNEISKLKSELSKGNITGEEYNRQLESHIKSIENLATKYKKTNPVLAEFLQLLSKGFADFVSTGSDSKVITDLSTATGDLQSKTQGLSGAYKDFQTISDVVNGKRYLTLQQVSDLVSAYPDLEKNIKLTTSGWTLESGAIDVVSNSMTGLQSSMITAQKAMNDATSSGLANRLKVYGIEINAIKSLADAMGAIGNNETLSRQYKALAMFGLEDSGAKSEAGQTINLLRQFGDAQDAINKAQQELKTAQNKGLGVTSKADKDAAKKSKKKQKEIQYENKALEAQIALLEHRKNVGEFTSKDQAKQVQLNLAYVRATENLKKYAKISSEIQDIEERTYSAYQTYYSSLEAYQKQQYEDAMNVIDKKKEANGYDNNELQMIKDLTEAERKYAKTTDEIADAQSRIKEATEDLYTSRLDKISNDKDLGLLQDGSLEAMQRIKEIKDQLINGDLKLVNSAEKQLELDKQLYSEQRAYNENQINYVDYLVSVGKMQENSLDYVRRLNNLYKTLNLSLEERQSLQEKIFSAEKSYIQNLESEIMDESIEGSYGYRIKEIQDEIDAINNKTEAESKQLALEKAKAAFEEAQQQKTTLIYHANSGFQYEASQSDINEKQEVLANAERDLKIEKLNQQKNSIQQEADDLTSKLEKTLKKLDGTNKVTWENVQNEVEKVIKNVRKVFKSHTTITKQEHDELDASLEKNTQTTTSSYETQLKDTEEFTKKLDPLSKKLIDAYESMAASVNKMAAAMERLGVSYLNSESRRETANDRYNEYNQATKKSHQTVKYASGTNDSIGGWAITNEKGYEAKLVPIDGGNYTWLPEHSKVFDANTTENMAWLSKSPQINMIKNLLSGEPKLSAISNSVSNSKDYNIDMNGANFNFPNVIDGQSLINELKNFGSTVEQFVNRNKR
- a CDS encoding protein of unknown function (Evidence 5 : Unknown function), which codes for MNEVNQELLNGIDKMIQDALKHANFDRTYKGVIENIPSAGIYTVNVNRKRHNLKSNLSLKIGDVVWIKYPLNNEDLMFIENIV
- a CDS encoding conserved protein of unknown function (Evidence 4 : Unknown function but conserved in other organisms), coding for MPIPQIVSFQALDAIKDFEVKFSWQGDQVYGSVLEVYNNASNELVYTNEVTTFLLKNSISANILANGETYYCKLKVKFKDNTYSGYSSPVVFETHKTPILSVNINQNQLIQNANYDVNVNYTSEDNELLNTWVLKLFNNSGVLISNTDIIYATQTMNYTLTGLESGTEYKIQIVGHTVNGFDIESDVVTFQVQYTQPSTFFTVELENQPETGQIRIRSNLISIEGKCNIDPVIYIDGEKVNLTEVDSKVYFDSGFIIPKDSYEIVFLASNFTMYEPIIVLKDEKNSVSIKYMQAIFDNEVGYQAYFLLEAYSGIKNIPYRIVTSPFKLLQDKQKCYIIIKRIKNLYQIDYQIADPWEE
- a CDS encoding conserved protein of unknown function (Evidence 4 : Unknown function but conserved in other organisms), translating into MFLSYNALGGIHSADSAPVNINDINYLEIKNGIFDEIMATKDTSITLPISDVWDYNTLLHAKFQNNLLAGNIDFALKNISAIVTKVRKYGEYKWINIFSNPITSETDLNFENFYKYCKANTVYQFALVPILDNGIEGNFNINSVKSEFGGIFIMESDRGFYTEMEASIPDRKRNRPHSLINVIDGKYPYVIYPSQNQYDTFTVNGYFCKLNENGKYDPDNSFGYRDELMDFLSNGKPKFIKDSWGRAYIIAVDTNGIAEQQNSYTSFVTTSFPATQIGDANNGEDLFDNGLIEEVTP